A window of Thiocapsa bogorovii genomic DNA:
CGCAACCGCTACGTCGCCGATATCAACGGTTACTGGGACGGCTACGTCGAGCGCCAAGGCATTACACGCATTCAAGGCCAGGCGCGCTTCGTCGACGCCCGGACCATCGCTGTCGGGGACGATCGCTACAGCGCGGATCATATCGTCATCGCGACCGGCGGTCGCCCGATCGTGCCGCGGATGCCGGGTGCCGAGCTTGGCATCACCTCGGACGGTTTCTTCGCGCTGGAGTCTCAACCCAAGCGCGTCGCCATTATCGGCGGCGGTTACATCGGTGTGGAGCTCGCCGGGGTCTTACGGGCGCTCGGGACCGAGGTCACCATCGTGGCACTCGAGGACCGCGTGCTGTTTCTCTTCGACCCCATGATCAGCGAAACGCTGGCCGAGAACATGGGCGCGGACGGGATCAAGATGCGGCTCGAATTCGAGGTTTCGGCGCTCGAGAAGAATGCCGACGGGCTCGCACTGGTCGCACGCGACGGCGAACGCCTGGGCGGATTCGACACCCTCCTCTGGGCGGTCGGGCGCACGCCGAACACCCGCGAGCTGAATCTGGAGGCCGCAGGCGTCACGATGCAGCCCAACGGCATCATCCCGGTCGATGCCTATCAAAATACGAACGTCTCGGGCATTTACGCCATCGGCGACGTGATCGGTCGCGAGCCCTTGACCCCGGTCGCCATCGCCGCCGGGCGTCGCTTGGCCGAACGCCTGTTCGGCGGCAAACCGGGTCTGAAGCTCGATTACGAGAATGTCCCGACCGTCGTCTTCGCTCATCCGCCGATCGGCAAGGTGGGCTTGACCGAGCCCGAGGCGCGCGAGCGTTTCGGCGATACCCTGACGATCTACGAGACCAGCTTCACCCCGATGCGCTACGCACTGAACGCGCACGGCCCCAAAACTGCCATGAAGCTAGTCTGCGTCGGCCCCGAGGAGCGGGTCGTCGGCATCCATGCGATCGGCGACGGTGTCGACGAGATGATGCAGGGCTTCGGCGTGGCGGTGAAGATGGGCGCGACCAAGGCCGACCTGGACTCGACCGTGGCGATCCACCCGAGCAGCGCCGAGGAGTTGGTCACCCTCAAGGAGCCGGTCAGACGTCCGGGGCAGGGCTCCTGATCCTAGATCCGGCGTTAAGTACCTAAAAAGCTCCGATCGACCGACTCCGATCCAACAATCGGCGGTCGATCGCGCGTGGCGCAGTCACGGCACGACAACTCCGCGACCGTGCGGAACGCGGAGATCGCCACCCGGCCTGCCCGCGCACCCCCGCAAGCTGCGAAATTTCGTTCGCCTCGTCCCAAGTCGGTACCCGCCGGCACCGCACGCAGATAGACTAGGGGCGTCTACTGGTTGCACCTGCTCCTCCAAAACGCCCCGTTGCAAGGTTCGTCTTTGTCTTCCCTAATCGTACCTGTGCTGGATCGCCGACTCTCCGTTGCGCCGATGCTCGACTGGACCGATCGGCACTGCCGGTATTTTCTGCGCCTCATCAGCCGACACACCCTGCTCTACACCGAGATGGTGACCACGGGAGCGCTGATTCACGGGGAGCGCGAGCGCTTTCTCGCCTTCGATGGGGCGGAGCACCCGATCGCGCTGCAACTCGGCGGATCGGACCCGCGGGACATGGCGCACTGCGCACGGATGGGCGCCGATCGGGGCTACGACGAGATCAACATCAACGTCGGTTGTCCGTCGGATCGGGTGCAGAACGGGCGGTTCGGCGCCTGCTTGATGGCCGAGCCGAGACTGGTCGCGGACTGCGTGGCGGCGATGAAGGACGCCGTCGCGGTGCCGGTGACCGTCAAGACCCGGATCGGGATCGACGATCGCGACAGCTACGACGAGCTCCTGGACTTTGCCGGCACCGTGACCGAGGCGGGCTGCGATGCGCTCGTCGTGCACGCGCGCAAGGCCTGGCTCGCCGGGCTGAGCCCGAAAGAGAACCGCGATATCCCGCCCCTGCGCTACGATGTCGTCGAGCAGCTCAAGCGCGATCTGCCGCACCAGACCATCGCGATCAACGGAGGCATCAAGACCCTGGAGGAGACCACAGGTTTTCTCGAGACGGTCGACGGGGTCATGATCGGGCGCGAGGCCTATCACAACCCCTGGATTCTCGCCGAGGCCGACCGGACAATCTTCGGGGATGCCCGACGCGCGCCGACACGCAACGAGATCCTCGACGCCTTCCTGCCCTATGTGGAGCGCGAGCTTGCGGGGGGCACACCCTTGAGCGCCATGAGCCGGCACATCCTCGGTCTCTTCCAAGGCCAACCCGGCGCCCGCGCGTGGCGACGCCATCTGAGCGAGCAGGCACACCGTCCGGGCGCGGGGGTCGAGGTCCTGACCGCGAAGCTGCCGCCCGAGCCGCGGCCTTAGTCGACGGATCTACCGCGAGGCGCCATGGACTGGGTCAGCCTCTCCCTGCTTTGCGCCTTCTCCCTGGCGAGTGCGGACGCCGCGACCAAGGCCTGGCTGCAAGGCTTCTCTGCACGCGAGCTGGTCGTGGTGCGCTTCGGCGTCGCCGGGCTCCTGATGACACCGCTGCTGGTCGGCATGCCGCCGCTGCTGGACCTGCCGCCGGCTTTTTGGGGGTGGATTGCGGCCCTGATCCCGCTCGAGATCGCAGCGATGCTCCTCTACATGGCGGCGATCCGCGACCATCCCCTCTCGCTCACCCTGCCCTACTTGGCCTTCACCCCGGTGTTCGTTATCGCCGTGGCTTGGGGGCTGCTCGGCGAGGCGGTCAGCCCGCTCGGCGCGGCGGGTGTCGGGTTGGTGGTGGCCGGCGCCTGGCTGCTGAACAGCCGGCATGCCAAACGACGCGATTGGCGAAGCTGGACACGTCCCTTCGCGGCCATCGTCGAGGAGCCCGGCTCGCGAATGATGCTGGCGGTGGCGGCCATCTATGCCGTGACCGCCACTCTGGGCAAAGGGGCCATGCGTTACATGGACCCTGAGTTTTTCGGGGCCTTCTACTTTGCGCTGCTCGGCGCGACCGTCTGCCTGCTGATCCTCTTGCCGCGGCCCGGGCTTCTTCTCAAGCTGGCGCGCCGACCGATGCCGGTTTTGCTCGTCGGCGTCCTGATGGGGCTGATGGTCTGCACGCACTTCCTCGCCGTGCAACAGGTCGAGGTGGCCTACATGATCGCCGTCAAACGCACCAGCCTGCTCTTCGGCATCCTCTACGGCGTCCTGGTCTTCCGCGAGACCGGTCTCTCGACACGGCTGCCGGGCGGCATGCTGATGCTCGCCGGTGTGGCGCTCATTGCTCGGTAGGCGCGCGCACCGAGACGAAGGCCGCCTCGATCCGTTCGAGCAACTCGTCCAACGGAGGTGTTCGGCTGGTATCGATAAAGACCGCATGGACACGCTCGTCTGATGCCAAGGGTTCCAGCGCCAGCCGTTGGCGCTCGAGAACCCGCACGTCGGCGTCCGAGACATCCTGTTTCTCGGCACGCCGGGAAACGATGCGGTGACGCAGCACATCCAGGGGGGCATCGAGCGCCAGGATCGCGATCGGTATGCGCTGCCGCCGAGCCAAGTCCCAAAACAGTGCGCGCCGCGCCGCGCGGATGAAGGTCGCATCGACCAACACGTCGTAACCGTAGCCGAGGATCGCCTCTGCCAGACGCAATAGACGGTCGTAGGTCCATTCGGTCGCGGTCGGGAAATAGATCCCGGCATCGAGCGACGCACGGGCGGACACGGTCTCGGAGATTCCGAAGAGCCGCTTGCGCTCGATGTCCGAGCGCAAATGGATCAAGGGGAGTGCCTCGCGAAGCAGCCGCGCCATATAGCTCTTTCCGGATCCGGACAGTCCGCACGCAATCAACAGGCGCGGCGACCGAATGCAGGTGTAGGACTCGGCAAGCTCCAGATAACGGATGCAGGTCGAGCGATCGCGGGCCTCTTGCGCCGGATCCAGATCGGCCTGCGCGAGACGGATCGCCATGACCTTCGCCCGAACCAGCGCGCGATAGACCTTGTAAAGATCCAGCAGGGACAAGAGCTCATAGTCTCCGCTACGCTCCAGATATCGGTTGAGGAAACGCCGCCCCAACGGCTCCGCGCCGGATTCATCGAGGTCCATGGTCAGGAAAGCGATCTCGCTCGCCGTGTCGATCCAGCGTAGGAAGGGGTTGAACTCGATCGCGTCGAAGATGCGAATCTCCCCGTTCACCAATGCGACGTTGCCGCGGTGCATGTCGCCGTGGCACTCGCGCACAAAGCCGTTGCGCCGCCGCCGTTCAATCATCGGAATCAGGGATTGCCAGCGCGCGCGTGTCCAGGCTTCGACGCGATCCAGACGCTCGCGGGGATCCGGCAGCAGGGCCCGGGAGCGAATCTGCACCAGGTTCTCGACCATGGGCGCAAGCACGGCGTCGGGAGTGCCGAAAGGACTCTCGGGATCGGCGACCGGGATCCGGGCGTGAAACTCGGCAATCTCCACGGCCAAGCGATCGATCAGCTCGCCGGAAAGCTCCTGACGGTCAAGCAGGGCCTCTTGCGGGAAACGGTGCATCTGCACGGCGTACTCCTGCACAGGACCGGTTCCGCCGATGCGCGGCGCGTTTGCGGTGCCGGTGACGGCAACCACGCCCAGATAGAGAGCCGGCGCGAGACGCCGATTCAGCCGC
This region includes:
- the dusA gene encoding tRNA dihydrouridine(20/20a) synthase DusA, whose product is MSSLIVPVLDRRLSVAPMLDWTDRHCRYFLRLISRHTLLYTEMVTTGALIHGERERFLAFDGAEHPIALQLGGSDPRDMAHCARMGADRGYDEININVGCPSDRVQNGRFGACLMAEPRLVADCVAAMKDAVAVPVTVKTRIGIDDRDSYDELLDFAGTVTEAGCDALVVHARKAWLAGLSPKENRDIPPLRYDVVEQLKRDLPHQTIAINGGIKTLEETTGFLETVDGVMIGREAYHNPWILAEADRTIFGDARRAPTRNEILDAFLPYVERELAGGTPLSAMSRHILGLFQGQPGARAWRRHLSEQAHRPGAGVEVLTAKLPPEPRP
- a CDS encoding bifunctional aminoglycoside phosphotransferase/ATP-binding protein, which gives rise to MDVDTFPCLIHALMRPDAYPHPADPVEHIETHISHVFLAGAFAYKLKKPIDLGFLDFSTLERRRRCCEEELRLNRRLAPALYLGVVAVTGTANAPRIGGTGPVQEYAVQMHRFPQEALLDRQELSGELIDRLAVEIAEFHARIPVADPESPFGTPDAVLAPMVENLVQIRSRALLPDPRERLDRVEAWTRARWQSLIPMIERRRRNGFVRECHGDMHRGNVALVNGEIRIFDAIEFNPFLRWIDTASEIAFLTMDLDESGAEPLGRRFLNRYLERSGDYELLSLLDLYKVYRALVRAKVMAIRLAQADLDPAQEARDRSTCIRYLELAESYTCIRSPRLLIACGLSGSGKSYMARLLREALPLIHLRSDIERKRLFGISETVSARASLDAGIYFPTATEWTYDRLLRLAEAILGYGYDVLVDATFIRAARRALFWDLARRQRIPIAILALDAPLDVLRHRIVSRRAEKQDVSDADVRVLERQRLALEPLASDERVHAVFIDTSRTPPLDELLERIEAAFVSVRAPTEQ
- a CDS encoding DMT family transporter, whose translation is MDWVSLSLLCAFSLASADAATKAWLQGFSARELVVVRFGVAGLLMTPLLVGMPPLLDLPPAFWGWIAALIPLEIAAMLLYMAAIRDHPLSLTLPYLAFTPVFVIAVAWGLLGEAVSPLGAAGVGLVVAGAWLLNSRHAKRRDWRSWTRPFAAIVEEPGSRMMLAVAAIYAVTATLGKGAMRYMDPEFFGAFYFALLGATVCLLILLPRPGLLLKLARRPMPVLLVGVLMGLMVCTHFLAVQQVEVAYMIAVKRTSLLFGILYGVLVFRETGLSTRLPGGMLMLAGVALIAR
- the gorA gene encoding glutathione-disulfide reductase, which encodes MSQHFDLIAIGGGSGGLAVAEKAAQLGRRVAVVETGKLGGTCVNAGCVPKKVMWYGANLAAAVADAPGYGIKVQSEGIDWPTLVAGRNRYVADINGYWDGYVERQGITRIQGQARFVDARTIAVGDDRYSADHIVIATGGRPIVPRMPGAELGITSDGFFALESQPKRVAIIGGGYIGVELAGVLRALGTEVTIVALEDRVLFLFDPMISETLAENMGADGIKMRLEFEVSALEKNADGLALVARDGERLGGFDTLLWAVGRTPNTRELNLEAAGVTMQPNGIIPVDAYQNTNVSGIYAIGDVIGREPLTPVAIAAGRRLAERLFGGKPGLKLDYENVPTVVFAHPPIGKVGLTEPEARERFGDTLTIYETSFTPMRYALNAHGPKTAMKLVCVGPEERVVGIHAIGDGVDEMMQGFGVAVKMGATKADLDSTVAIHPSSAEELVTLKEPVRRPGQGS